A window from Xiphophorus maculatus strain JP 163 A chromosome 17, X_maculatus-5.0-male, whole genome shotgun sequence encodes these proteins:
- the LOC102218732 gene encoding lumican encodes MFPLHVTLLVLLANIARCQYYDYDYQPFSMLGPSGPNCNKECDCPINFPSAMYCDSRKLKFVPVVPTGIKYLYLQNNLIEEIKAGVFDNVTDTLRWLVLDNNQITNAKIEKGTIDKLTALEKLFFSFNEITEAVIPPSKSLEELKMTNNKLSKFPSGLLNDKENLTSVSLQHNELTSEGIADAFKGPKKLLSLDLSHNKLKKLPAGVPSSMEILYADYNEIDKIGAGYLKKLPTLRYLRVSHNKLQDAGIPAGVFNVTSLLELDLSFNKLQSIPEINEQLEQLYLQANEISKFDLASFCKFTGPLNYSRLKHLRLDANNVTHTDMPPESANCLRQASDIMFE; translated from the exons ATGTTTCCTCTCCATGTCACCCTCTTGGTATTACTGGCCAACATCGCCCGGTGCCAGTATTACGACTACGACTACCAGCCTTTTTCGATGCTTGGGCCGTCAGGGCCAAACTGCAACAAAGAATGTGATTGCCCAATCAATTTCCCAAGTGCAATGTATTGCGATAGCCGCAAGCTAAAGTTTGTCCCTGTGGTTCCCACTGGGATCAAGTACCTGTACCTCCAGAACAACTTGATTGAAGAGATCAAGGCAGGAGTTTTTGATAATGTCACTGACACCCTGCGCTGGCTGGTGCTCGACAACAATCAGATCACCAACGCCAAGATAGAGAAAGGCACAATTGACAAACTGACGGCCCTGGAGAAGCTATTCTTCAGCTTCAACGAGATCACAGAGGCAGTCATTCCTCCCTCAAAGTCCCTCGAAGAGCTGAAGATGACGAACAACAAGTTGTCCAAGTTTCCGTCTGGACTCTTGAATGACAAGGAGAATTTGACCTCCGTCAGCCTTCAGCACAATGAGCTAACCTCTGAAGGCATCGCAGACGCATTCAAAGGCCCGAAGAAGCTGCTGTCGTTGGACTTGAGCCACAACAAGTTGAAGAAGCTGCCAGCCGGAGTCCCGAGTTCGATGGAAATTCTCTACGCTGATTATAATGAGATTGACAAAATCGGAGCAGGGTATCTGAAGAAGCTGCCCACCCTGCGGTACCTGAGGGTCTCCCACAATAAGCTGCAGGATGCTGGGATTCCTGCTGGGGTGTTCAATGTGACTTCGCTGTTGGAGCTGGATCTGTCGTTCAACAAACTTCAGTCGATCCCTGAGATCAACgagcagctggagcagctctaCCTTCAGGCCAATGAGATCAGCA AGTTCGATCTGGCGAGTTTCTGCAAGTTCACAGGACCGCTGAACTATTCACGTCTCAAACATCTGCGTCTGGACGCCAACAACGTCACGCACACCGACATGCCCCCCGAGTCCGCAAACTGCCTGCGTCAAGCTTCGGACATCATGTTTGAATGA
- the dcn gene encoding decorin — MRTACLSLLLVTACWALPFHQTGFLDFMMEDDAGSGVDPIGPAPPGDPAGPKCPFRCQCHLRVIQCSDLGLKEVPADIPDDATLLDLQNNKITEIKESDFKHLKGLHALILVNNKITTIHPKAFSPLTKLQRLYLSKNMLKEMPANMPKSLQELRIHENEITKIKKASFQGMSQVIVMELGSNPLKSAGVEAGAFADLKRVSYIRIADTNITEIPKGLPSSLSELHLDANKITKVTSSTLKGLKNLAKLGLSYNEISTVENGSLTNVPHLRELHLDNNALTSVPPGLPDHKYIQVVYLHANKIGAVGTEDFCPPGFNTKKAMYSGISLFSNPVPYWEVQPITFRCVFDRSAIQLGNYRKK; from the exons ATGCGGACCGCCTGCCTCTCCCTGCTTCTGGTCACCGCCTGCTGGGCTCTGCCCTTCCATCAAACTGGCTTCCTAGACTTCATGATGGAGGACGACGCTGGATCAGGGGTTGATCCAATCGGGCCTGCCCCCCCTGGCGACCCTGCAGGACCGAAGTGCCCATTCAGATGCCAGTGTCACCTCCGTGTGATCCAGTGCTCTGACCTTG GTCTAAAGGAAGTTCCTGCTGACATTCCTGACGATGCCACTTTGCTGGACCTGCAGAACAACAAGATCACCGAGATCAAAGAGAGCGATTTCAAGCACCTGAAAGGATTACAC GCTCTCATCCTCGTGAACAACAAGATCACCACCATCCACCCTAAAGCTTTCAGTCCTCTCACCAAGCTGCAGCGGCTCTACCTGTCCAAGAACATGCTGAAGGAGATGCCGGCCAACATGCCCAAGAGCCTGCAGGAGCTCCGCATCCACGAGAATGAGATCACCAAGATCAAAAAGGCCTCCTTCCAGGGGATGTCCCAGGTCATTGTGATGG aacttgGGTCCAACCCTCTGAAGAGTGCAGGAGTTGAAGCTGGTGCCTTCGCTGACCTGAAGAGGGTCTCCTACATCCGAATTGCAGACACTAACATCACAGAAATTCCTAAAG GTCTGCCTAGCTCTCTGTCTGAGCTTCACCTGGACGCAAACAAGATCACCAAAGTGACATCCAGCACCCTGAAAGGCCTGAAGAATCTGGCcaa GCTCGGCCTGAGCTACAATGAGATCAGCACTGTGGAAAACGGCAGCTTAACTAACGTGCCACATCTGAGAGAGCTGCACCTGGATAACAACGCTCTGACCAGCGTTCCTCCTGGCCTGCCTGACCATAAATACATCCAG GTGGTCTACCTCCATGCCAACAAGATTGGCGCTGTGGGAACGGAGGACTTCTGCCCCCCTGGCTTCAACACCAAGAAGGCCATGTACTCGGGTATCAGCCTGTTCAGCAACCCGGTACCCTACTGGGAAGTTCAGCCAATCACCTTCCGCTGCGTCTTTGACCGCTCCGCTATTCAGCTCGGAAACTACAGGAAGAAGTAG
- the LOC102222471 gene encoding keratocan-like, producing the protein MAGLQKILVVLCLVTQAISQDMPYEDLLAQLQACPKECNCPQNFPRAVYCDNKGLKSIPTIPPYTWYLYLQNNLIETMPLDALQNATQLRWINLNRNKITSDKVGEGVLGGMKHLAHLYMDDNLLSTVPSPLPVSLEHLRLSRNRISKIPAGVFVGLDKLHLLDLQGNKLMDDAVTEVSLKGLTSLVQINLAKNQLSSMPLGLPPTTIQLFLDGNNIEKIPADYFKSLPKITFLRLNHNKLGSAGVPKDIFNISSMLDLQLSHNQLTEVPVIPSGLEHLYLDHNKIASVNGSSVCPVSVDSLDDSTNDSVPRLRYLRLDGNEISPPIPRDVVMCFRLLRSIVI; encoded by the exons ATGGCTGGTCTCCAGAagattttggttgttttgtgcCTGGTAACACAAGCCATCAGCCAGGACATGCCTTACGAGGATCTCCTTGCCCAATTACAAGCCTGCCCTAAGGAGTGCAACTGCCCCCAAAACTTCCCTCGAGCGGTCTACTGTGACAACAAAGGGCTGAAGAGCATCCCTACGATCCCCCCTTACACGTGGTATCTCTATCTGCAGAACAATCTGATTGAAACGATGCCATTAGATGCACTGCAGAATGCAACACAGCTGCGCTGGATAAACCTAAACCGCAACAAAATCACAAGTGACAAAGTAGGCGAAGGTGTCCTAGGTGGGATGAAACATCTGGCCCACTTGTACATGGATGATAACCTCCTGTCTACTGTTCCTTCACCACTGCCAGTCAGCCTGGAGCATCTACGCCTCTCTCGCAATCGCATCTCCAAGATTCCCGCCGGTGTGTTTGTTGGCCTGGACAAGTTACACTTGCTGGATCTCCAGGGGAACAAGCTGATGGACGATGCTGTCACTGAAGTGAGCCTAAAGGGCCTCACCAGCCTGGTCCAGATCAATTTAGCCAAGAACCAGCTCAGTAGCATGCCCCTTGGACTGCCGCCTACCACCATCCAGCTTTTCCTCGATGGTAACAACATTGAAAAGATTCCTGCTGACTACTTCAAAAGTTTGcccaaaattacatttctgagGCTCAACCACAACAAGCTCGGCAGTGCTGGTGTtccaaaagatatttttaatatctcCAGCATGCTGGACTTGCAGTTGTCTCACAATCAGCTGACAGAGGTTCCAGTCATTCCCTCAGGCCTTGAACACCTCTACCTTGACCACAACAAGATTGCAA GTGTGAATGGCTCTAGTGTGTGTCCCGTTTCTGTTGATTCTCTGGATGACTCGACGAACGACAGCGTGCCAAGACTTCGCTACCTCAGACTGGATGGCAATGAGATCAGTCCACCGATTCCCAGGGATGTCGTCATGTGTTTTCGTCTCCTTAGGTCTATTGTTATCTAA